A portion of the Haemophilus influenzae genome contains these proteins:
- a CDS encoding DUF2586 domain-containing protein, giving the protein MFPSVQINALNQLSGETKEIERHALFVGVGITNQGKLLALTPDSDFDKVFGETDTDLKKQVRAAMLNAGQNWFAHVYIAQEDGYEFVECVKKANQTASFEYCVNTRYLGVDKASIGKLQECYAELLAKFGRRTFFIQAVQGINHDQSDGETWDLYVQKLTTLQQTIVADHVCLVPLLFGNETGVLAGRLANRAVTVADSPARVQTGALVSLGSANKPLDKDGNELTLAHLKSLETARYSVPMWYPDYDGYYWADGRTLDVEGGDYQVIENVRVVDKVARKVRLLAIAKIADRSFNSTTSSTEYHKNYFAKPLRDMSKSATINGKDFPGECMPPKDDAITIVWQSKTKVTIYIKVRPYDCPKEITANIFLDLDSLGE; this is encoded by the coding sequence ATGTTCCCATCTGTACAAATTAACGCCCTTAATCAGTTAAGTGGCGAAACCAAGGAAATTGAACGCCACGCATTATTTGTTGGCGTAGGCATCACTAATCAAGGAAAGTTATTGGCATTAACGCCCGATTCTGATTTTGACAAAGTATTTGGCGAAACCGATACCGACTTAAAAAAACAAGTGCGTGCGGCAATGCTTAATGCTGGGCAAAACTGGTTCGCACACGTGTATATCGCACAAGAAGACGGTTACGAATTTGTCGAATGTGTGAAAAAAGCCAATCAAACCGCCTCTTTTGAATATTGTGTCAATACTAGATATTTAGGCGTAGATAAAGCAAGTATTGGCAAACTGCAAGAATGCTATGCAGAACTACTTGCTAAATTCGGTCGTCGTACCTTCTTTATCCAAGCTGTACAAGGTATTAATCATGATCAATCTGACGGTGAAACATGGGATCTATATGTACAGAAACTTACCACTTTGCAACAAACCATTGTCGCCGACCACGTTTGCTTAGTGCCTTTATTATTTGGCAATGAAACAGGCGTATTGGCAGGGCGATTAGCAAATCGTGCCGTCACCGTGGCAGACAGCCCAGCACGGGTACAAACAGGCGCATTAGTGAGCCTAGGCAGTGCCAATAAACCGCTGGATAAAGACGGAAACGAGCTTACTCTTGCGCATTTAAAATCCCTTGAAACCGCGCGTTATTCTGTGCCGATGTGGTATCCAGACTATGACGGCTACTACTGGGCGGACGGTCGCACGTTAGATGTAGAAGGGGGCGATTATCAAGTGATTGAGAACGTGCGTGTAGTGGATAAAGTGGCGCGTAAAGTGCGTTTATTAGCAATAGCGAAAATTGCAGATCGTTCTTTTAACTCCACAACATCAAGCACGGAATATCACAAAAATTATTTCGCTAAACCGCTTCGTGATATGAGCAAATCCGCAACCATTAACGGCAAGGATTTCCCAGGCGAATGTATGCCACCGAAAGATGATGCCATCACGATTGTATGGCAAAGCAAAACCAAGGTAACCATTTACATCAAGGTTCGCCCTTACGATTGCCCGAAAGAGATTACGGCAAATATTTTCTTAGATTTAGACAGCTTAGGAGAGTAA
- a CDS encoding phage protein: MERISGMSFDFYLFGLPIHAESISLSITDNSTVAQTRGIPDGWVSGDVAAEGEIELDAKNFSKLSAAAAAAGSYRSLPETDFTFFAQRGGIRDKVETFGNKIILTDVLNIDTKGGAKSTKKLKYFVTSPDFVRINGVSYLSDEDTRDLLG, encoded by the coding sequence ATGGAACGTATTAGTGGAATGAGTTTTGACTTCTATTTATTCGGGTTGCCTATTCATGCAGAGTCTATCAGTTTATCCATTACAGATAATAGTACCGTTGCACAAACACGTGGAATTCCAGATGGTTGGGTAAGCGGTGATGTGGCAGCAGAAGGCGAAATTGAATTAGATGCAAAAAATTTCTCAAAATTATCAGCTGCAGCCGCCGCAGCAGGAAGTTATCGCAGTTTACCCGAAACGGATTTTACCTTCTTTGCACAACGTGGTGGGATTCGCGACAAAGTGGAAACCTTTGGCAATAAGATTATTTTAACGGATGTGTTAAATATCGATACGAAGGGCGGGGCGAAATCCACGAAAAAATTAAAATATTTTGTAACAAGCCCAGATTTTGTACGTATTAACGGGGTATCGTATTTATCTGATGAAGATACACGCGATCTTCTCGGCTAA
- a CDS encoding phage holin family protein: MNSKIDSTIPFIGSLTALISGYSLHEWASLFGILFGAVSVWIAYRKYKEDVQARKDELAYKMLAAKIEAKKLGIAIDE, from the coding sequence ATGAATAGCAAAATAGATAGCACAATTCCGTTTATTGGCTCACTCACTGCGCTTATTTCAGGATATAGCTTGCATGAATGGGCATCATTATTCGGTATTTTATTTGGTGCGGTTTCAGTGTGGATCGCTTACCGAAAATACAAAGAAGACGTACAAGCACGCAAAGATGAATTAGCCTACAAAATGTTAGCGGCAAAAATTGAAGCAAAAAAATTAGGAATAGCAATAGATGAGTAA
- a CDS encoding lysozyme, producing MSKKFGAMILCSAAAVAAAFFAQQKGLPAQQQNQVSPKAVSMIVNLEGCVRNPYKCPSDVWTNGVGNTHNVDKSKILTIDEVATDLRRNIKEAENCINTYFNGEKMNQGQYDAMVSLAFNVGCSNIRTYYSKTQGKPVTTTLYRAAQAEHWILMCNRIEDFNKSGGRVLKGLQIRRAKEKAICLGK from the coding sequence ATGAGTAAAAAATTTGGTGCAATGATTTTATGTTCAGCCGCAGCTGTCGCAGCCGCTTTTTTTGCCCAGCAGAAAGGCTTACCAGCGCAACAACAAAATCAAGTCAGCCCAAAAGCGGTGTCAATGATTGTGAATTTAGAAGGTTGCGTGCGTAATCCCTATAAGTGCCCCTCTGATGTGTGGACAAATGGGGTTGGAAACACCCATAACGTAGATAAAAGCAAGATTTTAACCATTGATGAAGTAGCAACCGATTTACGTCGAAATATCAAAGAAGCGGAAAATTGCATTAACACCTATTTCAACGGCGAAAAGATGAATCAAGGGCAATATGACGCTATGGTGTCTTTAGCCTTTAACGTAGGCTGTAGCAACATCAGAACCTATTACAGCAAAACGCAAGGCAAACCTGTCACAACCACGCTTTATCGTGCAGCACAAGCGGAACACTGGATATTAATGTGTAATCGTATTGAAGATTTTAACAAATCAGGCGGACGTGTGCTAAAAGGCTTACAAATCCGCAGAGCAAAAGAAAAAGCAATTTGTTTGGGGAAATAA
- the lysC gene encoding Rz1-like lysis system protein LysC (LysC is an Rz1-like component of a phage lytic system, substantially overlapping although not fully embedded in the gene for the Rz-like LysB component.), which translates to MLLACSTTAPKPNNIRLICPQTTECRALSVNIRTNGDLAESLNKALDRLDICTTAYVSINKCITDFNNQSRNQKEN; encoded by the coding sequence ATGTTGCTGGCGTGCTCAACCACCGCACCCAAGCCAAATAATATTCGGTTGATTTGCCCACAAACCACCGAATGCAGAGCATTAAGCGTGAATATTCGCACTAACGGCGATTTGGCAGAGAGTTTAAATAAGGCGTTAGATCGTCTTGATATTTGCACTACAGCGTATGTCTCCATAAACAAGTGCATAACAGATTTCAATAATCAAAGTAGAAACCAAAAGGAAAACTAA
- a CDS encoding putative phage tail assembly chaperone translates to MEKTQAQTLLEKLTGNLKDSVTLNVAGVDFTFIRDNAAYDQMLNDIESNNKVTPIKDYLLAIVAREQKEALLEIIHVPTLAAQLAAKVNEVFVPEIQITVKN, encoded by the coding sequence ATGGAAAAAACACAAGCGCAAACCTTGTTAGAAAAACTGACTGGAAACCTTAAAGATTCCGTCACATTAAATGTTGCAGGCGTTGATTTTACCTTTATTCGAGATAACGCTGCTTACGATCAAATGTTAAATGACATTGAAAGTAACAATAAAGTGACACCTATCAAAGATTATTTACTGGCGATTGTTGCGCGTGAACAAAAAGAGGCATTGCTTGAAATTATTCACGTTCCAACACTGGCGGCACAGCTAGCAGCGAAAGTCAATGAAGTGTTTGTGCCAGAAATTCAAATTACCGTAAAAAACTAA
- a CDS encoding DUF6890 family protein: MASIERNGLSQAIALRMHYLPHADNSDYNLARAIWLHKQYFEQQANAVASGIAKVF, translated from the coding sequence GTGGCAAGTATCGAGCGCAACGGGTTATCACAAGCCATTGCGCTACGTATGCACTATTTACCACACGCCGATAACAGCGACTACAACTTAGCACGCGCAATATGGTTACACAAACAGTATTTTGAACAACAGGCAAACGCCGTCGCAAGCGGTATCGCCAAAGTCTTTTAG
- a CDS encoding phage tail tape measure protein yields the protein MSAAQGLEYIISLTDQLSAPLKGVMKSIDDLGKRGEAAMKKIGLGVAGIVGAGFALKSALDPAIELNRAIGEVRSLGVADDALEKLSKTALNFSSQYGESAVDFVRSSYDIQSAIAGLNGNELAEFTQTSNLLAKGTKASAATITNYMGTMYGIFAEDAAKLGNANWVNKIAGQTALAVKMFKTSGDGMSAAFTSLGAAAKAAKIDVAEQFGVLGNLQATMSGSEAGTKYKAFLAGVSGAQKELGLSFVDTNGDMLDMVTILNKIKGKFGDTLDVAQAAKLKKAFGSQQAVDLIKLLLPKTKELKNNIADIAKVSDTKALAQMARSMVDPWSRLSQIITGVKTAIGGEILKKLDPIMHKVADLGQEFIDWLKTYKNIARWIGYAVGALIGFTGLTAALTLMSGIISAIGVAFSFLASPIMLVTAAIVGLGIFIYKFRDEFMQFISGFIQGFKAASVSLDPLFNAFSLVWGALQKIGATIGRIIGLFGGASDSAYSFQQFGIDLGYALGVVFNTVLDAVELVAQAFNFVADVFSIVVNSIIDGWQAVLTLWDSSAPIDSFLKIGDALGNIFLNAFQGIVNAFVKMLNFIIEKANSLPGINIPLIPEWKDNPTAQALSPALATGVSDGSNFSLSDSLQPQLNSMPQGSVTKTLTQNRTEQRTVNYGGVTINSNNSEEIWQKLRNKEQLAAG from the coding sequence ATGTCAGCAGCACAAGGGCTTGAATATATCATCAGCTTAACAGACCAACTTTCAGCACCGTTGAAAGGGGTCATGAAGTCTATTGATGATTTGGGCAAACGTGGCGAAGCAGCAATGAAAAAAATCGGGCTGGGTGTGGCTGGTATTGTCGGTGCAGGATTTGCCTTAAAAAGCGCGCTAGATCCCGCCATTGAGTTAAATCGCGCCATAGGCGAAGTTCGCTCCCTTGGGGTTGCCGATGATGCGTTAGAGAAACTAAGCAAAACTGCCCTTAATTTTTCCAGTCAATATGGCGAAAGTGCGGTGGATTTTGTGCGATCTTCTTACGATATTCAATCAGCGATTGCAGGGCTAAATGGTAACGAATTAGCCGAATTTACCCAAACATCAAATTTATTAGCCAAGGGCACAAAAGCCAGCGCAGCGACCATTACAAATTATATGGGCACAATGTACGGTATTTTTGCTGAAGATGCTGCCAAACTAGGGAATGCAAATTGGGTAAACAAAATTGCAGGGCAGACTGCCCTTGCGGTGAAAATGTTTAAAACCTCAGGCGATGGGATGAGTGCGGCATTTACCTCGTTAGGCGCAGCCGCAAAAGCCGCAAAAATTGATGTGGCAGAGCAATTTGGCGTGTTAGGTAACTTACAAGCCACAATGAGCGGAAGCGAAGCAGGGACAAAATACAAAGCCTTTTTAGCTGGCGTGAGTGGTGCGCAAAAAGAATTAGGCTTAAGTTTTGTTGATACCAATGGCGATATGCTAGATATGGTAACCATTCTTAACAAAATTAAAGGTAAATTTGGCGATACCTTAGATGTCGCACAAGCAGCAAAACTGAAAAAAGCCTTTGGCAGTCAGCAAGCGGTCGATTTAATTAAATTACTCTTGCCGAAAACGAAAGAATTAAAAAATAACATCGCCGATATTGCAAAAGTCAGCGACACAAAAGCCTTGGCACAAATGGCTCGTTCAATGGTTGATCCTTGGTCGCGCCTTAGTCAAATTATAACGGGTGTCAAAACGGCAATTGGCGGCGAAATATTGAAAAAACTTGATCCTATTATGCATAAGGTGGCAGATCTAGGACAAGAATTTATTGATTGGCTAAAAACTTATAAAAATATTGCACGTTGGATTGGTTATGCTGTGGGGGCATTGATAGGCTTTACAGGTTTAACTGCTGCATTGACTTTAATGAGTGGCATTATATCAGCTATTGGTGTGGCGTTCTCTTTTCTTGCAAGTCCTATTATGTTGGTTACTGCAGCAATTGTGGGATTGGGAATTTTTATTTATAAATTCCGTGATGAATTTATGCAATTTATTAGTGGATTTATCCAAGGTTTTAAAGCTGCGAGTGTATCTCTTGACCCATTATTTAATGCGTTTTCTTTAGTGTGGGGAGCATTGCAAAAAATCGGCGCAACTATTGGGCGTATTATTGGCTTATTTGGCGGTGCTTCTGATTCAGCTTATAGTTTTCAACAATTCGGTATTGATCTTGGTTATGCACTGGGCGTTGTGTTTAACACGGTGCTTGATGCAGTTGAATTGGTCGCACAGGCATTTAATTTTGTTGCAGATGTGTTTTCTATTGTGGTGAATAGCATTATAGATGGTTGGCAAGCCGTGCTAACCCTATGGGATAGTAGCGCACCGATTGATAGTTTTCTAAAAATTGGTGATGCATTAGGAAATATCTTTTTAAATGCTTTCCAAGGTATTGTGAATGCTTTTGTCAAAATGCTGAATTTTATTATTGAAAAAGCAAACTCATTACCTGGCATTAATATTCCGTTAATTCCAGAGTGGAAAGATAACCCTACCGCACAAGCATTAAGCCCCGCGCTAGCTACGGGGGTATCAGACGGTTCAAATTTCAGTTTAAGCGATAGTTTACAACCACAATTAAATTCGATGCCTCAAGGTTCTGTGACAAAAACATTGACACAAAACCGCACAGAACAACGCACCGTAAATTATGGTGGTGTCACTATCAATAGTAACAACAGTGAAGAAATTTGGCAGAAATTGCGCAATAAAGAACAGTTAGCGGCAGGGTGA
- a CDS encoding DUF2590 family protein, which yields MEKLYLDLLITGEDITLDSGNQPLICDNRISIAQDIKHAILESGLATQLIAERSRILRRDIILQMVLLVEEDVRLIPGTVSISEERLGQLFITAETYEFGRLDELELRLNE from the coding sequence ATGGAAAAACTTTACCTTGATTTACTGATTACGGGCGAAGACATTACGCTAGATAGCGGCAATCAGCCGTTAATTTGCGATAACCGAATATCTATTGCGCAAGATATTAAACACGCCATTTTAGAAAGTGGATTGGCGACACAACTTATCGCAGAGCGTTCGCGCATTTTACGTCGCGATATTATTTTGCAAATGGTGTTATTGGTTGAAGAAGATGTGCGCTTGATTCCAGGTACTGTTTCCATTAGCGAAGAACGTTTAGGGCAGTTATTTATTACCGCTGAAACTTATGAATTTGGGCGACTTGATGAATTGGAGTTACGTTTAAATGAGTGA
- a CDS encoding baseplate J/gp47 family protein: MSENFKQMLAESGLPTEETQIRQEFERLTAEEGLITNTSRMSPFWRLITAIAVKPVKWLTDHLIAEILPNLFVKTAKDSWLQIQAWAVGLDFKAATKVEGVVHFTKESDVTDLTIKAGTVIQTERINDVIFRLMVTKDTLIPKGVLRAPVPVIAEQAGANFNLAAGYYRILPESIAGVSAVENLEDWLTSPGADRETNDELRERYRTQFSSVGQHHIDSVYKGMIAKVAALSVDRIYFKHDAPRGPGTANAYLLLDTGVTSQPFIDKVNRHVRDEGFHGHGDDLICYAMPETKHNLTCAIYFQPSIFVGDVRKQEIVQQVENMIRCAFRENNNYGVTRTYPFSRFSWSKLGEEIHDNISEIASIVWGQSDIQSELSIPRIQQLSVTVQK; this comes from the coding sequence ATGAGTGAAAATTTTAAACAAATGTTAGCTGAAAGCGGATTGCCCACAGAAGAAACGCAAATCCGACAAGAATTTGAACGCTTAACTGCAGAAGAAGGATTGATTACTAACACAAGCCGAATGAGCCCATTCTGGCGATTAATCACTGCCATTGCGGTTAAGCCTGTGAAGTGGCTGACAGATCATTTAATTGCTGAAATTCTGCCGAATTTATTTGTAAAAACAGCAAAAGATAGTTGGTTACAAATTCAAGCCTGGGCAGTGGGCTTAGATTTTAAAGCCGCAACAAAAGTAGAAGGTGTCGTGCATTTTACAAAAGAAAGCGATGTAACCGATCTCACAATTAAAGCGGGCACAGTGATTCAGACAGAGCGTATTAATGATGTGATTTTCCGTTTGATGGTGACGAAAGATACCCTTATTCCTAAAGGTGTGTTGCGCGCGCCTGTGCCAGTAATCGCAGAGCAGGCTGGCGCAAATTTCAATTTGGCTGCAGGTTATTACCGTATTTTGCCAGAATCTATCGCAGGGGTAAGTGCGGTAGAAAATTTAGAAGATTGGCTAACATCGCCAGGTGCTGACAGAGAAACTAACGACGAATTACGAGAACGTTACCGCACACAATTTTCGAGTGTTGGGCAACACCATATTGACAGCGTTTACAAAGGCATGATTGCGAAAGTTGCCGCTTTATCGGTGGACAGAATTTATTTTAAACACGATGCGCCACGTGGGCCAGGTACAGCAAACGCTTATTTGTTATTAGACACAGGCGTAACCAGTCAGCCGTTTATTGATAAAGTCAATCGCCATGTGCGTGACGAGGGTTTTCACGGACACGGTGACGATTTAATTTGCTACGCCATGCCAGAAACTAAACATAATTTAACGTGCGCCATTTACTTCCAGCCATCTATTTTTGTTGGTGATGTGCGTAAACAAGAAATCGTGCAACAAGTGGAAAATATGATCCGCTGCGCATTTCGCGAAAATAATAATTATGGTGTAACAAGAACTTACCCTTTTAGCCGTTTTAGTTGGTCGAAATTAGGCGAAGAAATCCACGACAACATCAGCGAAATTGCATCTATCGTATGGGGGCAAAGCGACATTCAAAGCGAGTTATCTATTCCACGTATTCAGCAGTTATCGGTCACTGTGCAAAAGTAA
- a CDS encoding phage tail protein, giving the protein MKIKLPFWMDKGELSKIAVLFGKWWDYVLSAVKFPFNILDEEHCSERILNLIAYQRDVERFEGEPLELFRKRVKYAFLNAKDAGSKAGFIRIFERLGIGYVEIEERFDRENWDVIKIRISDSQLAKKTELLNLIIRKYGRTCRRYTFEVITKETVSIYHGEFNHDHQSFYVKVN; this is encoded by the coding sequence ATGAAAATAAAATTGCCTTTTTGGATGGATAAAGGCGAATTAAGCAAAATCGCCGTGCTATTCGGAAAATGGTGGGATTATGTTTTAAGTGCGGTCAAGTTTCCCTTCAATATTTTAGATGAAGAACACTGCAGTGAACGCATTTTAAATTTAATCGCCTATCAACGCGACGTAGAACGATTTGAGGGCGAGCCGTTAGAACTCTTCCGTAAGCGTGTGAAATATGCCTTTTTAAATGCGAAAGATGCGGGCAGTAAAGCGGGCTTTATCCGCATTTTTGAACGCTTAGGCATTGGCTATGTAGAAATTGAAGAACGTTTTGACAGAGAAAATTGGGATGTTATCAAAATTCGAATCAGTGATTCACAATTAGCAAAGAAAACAGAATTACTCAATTTAATCATTCGAAAATATGGCCGCACTTGTCGGCGTTATACCTTTGAAGTGATCACTAAAGAAACTGTGAGTATTTATCACGGCGAATTTAACCATGATCACCAAAGTTTTTATGTGAAAGTAAACTGA
- a CDS encoding phage tail protein, whose amino-acid sequence MASLITPQFERYVAEQTIARGTVQFDEFIFANIPGLNENNLTQHLTIPTSAQIVHRQAVSQSGVINENAVVYSVTIGTEVGDFDFNFIGLINRSKNLLAVAVQTDTVKKIRNKNAVQGNSITRNMLLEFSGAKALTGINVNANTWQIDFTVRLHGLDEKIRLTNRDLYGRAVFFDDSFLVKRKTGNQFTIQPGNAYVEGVRMDLGTEHHLTANSLPCSIYADVVHHCTVTGEYQTEIKYLTQSKADYVDTANRQHYVQILADIDSQGNVTDRRLLSPFLGMNPLTLDDTTENTKDKLGHTHKLPIASIKKRGITKLSSATNSDSETQAATSKAVKTAYDKAVEVKTTAESKVGLRGNESIQGTKSFESKIIGFRGIGVADSQTYANANHLLNMGANDGDGWIEYKKSNRVIGTIRIRANGELSYNNQKIYHAGAKPQFNTDIEGKPNTLAGYGIGNFKVEQGQGDANGYKTDGNYYLASGQNLPENGAWHIEVVSGGATNAVRQIARKANDNKIKTRFFNGSNWSEWKETGGDGVPLGAVVSFPRAVTNPIGFLRADGSTFSQQTFPDLYRTLGNSNQLPDLTRSDVGMTAYFAVDNIPAGWIAFDSIRTTVTQQNYPELYRHLVGKYGSIAAVPKAEDRFIRNAGNGLQVGQTQEDEFKRHVHRVPIDYDSWFNHSSQGSKNPYFDYTTFAQSSDLWSTLGYDNADSDNGFVSPKDTSQMATGGNETRPKSLILKLCIKAINSFDDVVFWIKSHGDVTNAGLLDAGRLAQNMQALSESVKQKIEENKQSTLQEINNAKSDINQQFLQAKENLSQIGTLKKVWEGNVNSGQIEIAEKCFGKTLIFYLQLSEESNYDPDTTELVSFEVGAEDEGGGRLTSIREIVSSYNYRQTLPKEFTVYIAGDGKTINIGQIDNRYIKRIYIR is encoded by the coding sequence ATGGCTAGTTTAATTACGCCACAATTTGAACGCTACGTTGCAGAACAAACTATTGCACGTGGCACAGTACAGTTTGATGAATTTATTTTCGCCAATATTCCAGGTTTAAATGAGAACAATCTTACTCAACATCTTACGATCCCCACATCCGCACAAATTGTACATCGCCAAGCCGTATCGCAAAGTGGTGTGATTAATGAAAATGCCGTTGTGTATTCTGTGACTATTGGTACTGAAGTAGGCGATTTTGATTTCAATTTTATTGGTTTGATTAATCGTTCTAAAAATCTTTTAGCTGTTGCAGTGCAAACGGATACAGTGAAAAAAATCCGAAATAAAAATGCTGTGCAAGGCAACAGTATTACGCGCAATATGCTTTTAGAATTTAGTGGCGCAAAAGCTCTAACGGGCATTAATGTCAATGCGAACACTTGGCAAATTGATTTTACTGTGCGACTACATGGACTTGATGAAAAAATTCGTTTAACCAATCGTGATCTGTATGGCAGAGCAGTATTTTTCGATGATAGTTTTCTGGTTAAACGTAAAACAGGCAATCAATTTACGATTCAACCAGGCAATGCTTATGTTGAAGGCGTTCGTATGGATTTAGGCACAGAGCATCATCTTACTGCTAATAGCTTGCCTTGTTCTATTTATGCGGATGTGGTGCATCATTGCACCGTAACGGGCGAATATCAAACCGAAATTAAGTATCTCACGCAATCAAAAGCGGATTATGTAGATACTGCAAACCGCCAACATTATGTACAAATTCTGGCGGATATTGACAGCCAAGGCAATGTGACAGATCGTCGCTTGCTTTCGCCGTTTTTGGGTATGAATCCGCTCACATTAGATGACACAACCGAAAACACTAAAGATAAACTGGGTCATACGCACAAATTACCGATTGCCAGCATCAAGAAACGAGGCATCACGAAACTAAGCTCCGCCACTAACAGCGACAGCGAAACCCAAGCGGCAACCTCAAAAGCGGTTAAAACCGCCTATGACAAAGCAGTAGAAGTCAAAACTACGGCGGAGAGCAAAGTAGGATTAAGGGGCAATGAATCGATTCAAGGTACCAAAAGTTTTGAATCTAAAATCATTGGGTTTCGTGGCATTGGGGTGGCTGATTCGCAAACTTATGCAAATGCTAATCACCTCTTAAATATGGGGGCAAATGATGGCGACGGCTGGATAGAGTATAAAAAAAGTAACCGAGTTATCGGCACCATTCGTATTCGGGCAAATGGGGAATTGTCATATAACAATCAAAAAATCTATCACGCTGGGGCAAAACCGCAATTTAATACGGATATTGAAGGCAAGCCTAATACACTTGCAGGCTATGGTATTGGGAATTTTAAAGTAGAACAAGGGCAGGGCGATGCCAATGGCTATAAAACCGATGGCAATTATTACTTAGCAAGCGGTCAAAATCTACCCGAAAATGGGGCATGGCATATTGAAGTAGTGAGCGGTGGGGCAACAAATGCGGTGCGTCAAATTGCACGTAAAGCAAATGATAACAAAATCAAAACACGCTTTTTTAATGGCTCAAATTGGTCAGAATGGAAAGAGACAGGCGGCGACGGCGTGCCACTTGGTGCGGTGGTGTCATTCCCTCGTGCAGTAACCAATCCTATCGGTTTTTTACGTGCTGATGGTTCGACGTTCAGCCAACAAACCTTTCCCGATTTATACCGCACTTTGGGCAACAGCAACCAACTTCCTGATTTAACTCGTAGTGATGTAGGCATGACGGCTTATTTTGCCGTGGATAACATTCCTGCAGGCTGGATTGCCTTTGATTCAATCAGAACAACCGTTACACAGCAAAATTACCCCGAGTTATATCGTCACTTAGTCGGTAAATATGGCTCAATTGCAGCAGTGCCAAAAGCAGAGGATAGATTTATCCGTAATGCTGGCAATGGTTTGCAAGTGGGGCAAACGCAAGAGGATGAATTCAAGCGACATGTGCATAGAGTACCGATAGACTACGATTCTTGGTTTAATCACTCAAGTCAAGGAAGCAAAAATCCATATTTTGACTATACAACATTTGCCCAGTCTTCAGATTTGTGGAGCACTCTTGGTTATGACAATGCAGATAGCGATAATGGTTTTGTTTCCCCTAAAGACACCTCTCAAATGGCAACAGGTGGAAATGAAACTCGCCCTAAATCATTAATCCTCAAATTATGTATCAAGGCCATTAATAGTTTTGATGATGTTGTGTTTTGGATTAAATCGCACGGTGATGTAACTAATGCAGGATTGCTAGACGCGGGCAGACTTGCGCAAAATATGCAAGCGTTATCTGAGAGTGTTAAACAAAAAATAGAAGAGAATAAACAATCTACTTTACAAGAAATAAACAATGCAAAATCTGATATAAATCAGCAATTTTTGCAGGCAAAAGAGAATTTATCTCAAATTGGTACATTAAAAAAAGTCTGGGAAGGTAACGTGAATTCTGGGCAAATCGAAATAGCAGAGAAGTGCTTCGGTAAAACGTTAATTTTTTATCTCCAACTATCTGAAGAGAGTAATTATGATCCTGACACTACTGAATTAGTCAGTTTTGAGGTGGGTGCAGAAGATGAAGGCGGAGGTCGTTTGACTAGTATTCGTGAAATAGTATCCAGCTATAATTATCGTCAAACACTACCCAAAGAGTTCACTGTGTATATTGCTGGTGACGGTAAAACTATAAATATTGGTCAAATTGATAATCGTTATATAAAACGTATTTATATCCGATAA